The following proteins come from a genomic window of Polaribacter dokdonensis:
- a CDS encoding aldo/keto reductase, whose translation MKPTSKIIIGCMSWGKWGKQFSTKEATEMVQFCVANGNTTFDHADLYGDYTTEAEFGAAFKASKIDREKIELITKCGIQNPGETRDNKVKYYNYSKEYIIWSAEQSLKNLKTDYLDTFLLHRPSALMHPEEIAEAISTLKRDGKIINFGVSNFTPSQVNLIVDHVSVDVNQIEFSLTQNSAMKDGTLDQMLQKKMQPMSWSPLGSVFREETHQTKSIKEVLKRLSTKYNCTDDALLLAWLFKHPAKVAPVIGTTNKDRILNANKALEINLELEDWFIMLEASNGQEVA comes from the coding sequence ATGAAACCAACATCAAAAATAATAATTGGATGCATGTCTTGGGGAAAATGGGGCAAACAATTTTCTACTAAAGAAGCTACAGAAATGGTTCAGTTTTGTGTAGCAAATGGTAATACCACTTTTGATCATGCAGATTTGTATGGAGATTACACTACAGAAGCTGAATTTGGAGCGGCTTTTAAAGCGAGCAAAATCGATAGAGAAAAAATAGAGTTAATTACAAAATGCGGAATTCAGAATCCTGGAGAAACAAGAGATAATAAAGTAAAATACTACAATTATAGCAAAGAATATATTATTTGGAGTGCAGAGCAATCTTTAAAAAATTTAAAAACAGATTACTTAGATACTTTTTTACTGCACAGACCAAGTGCCTTAATGCATCCTGAAGAAATTGCAGAAGCAATATCAACCTTGAAAAGAGATGGAAAAATCATCAATTTTGGAGTTTCTAACTTTACACCATCTCAAGTAAACTTAATTGTAGATCATGTTTCTGTTGATGTAAATCAAATTGAATTTTCTTTAACACAAAATTCAGCAATGAAAGATGGTACTTTAGACCAGATGTTGCAGAAAAAAATGCAACCCATGAGTTGGAGCCCTTTAGGAAGTGTTTTTAGAGAAGAAACACATCAAACAAAAAGTATTAAAGAGGTTTTAAAAAGATTGTCTACAAAATACAATTGTACAGATGATGCGTTGCTTTTGGCTTGGTTGTTTAAACATCCTGCAAAAGTTGCTCCAGTAATTGGAACCACGAATAAAGACCGAATTTTAAATGCAAATAAAGCATTAGAAATTAATTTAGAACTAGAAGATTGGTTTATAATGTTAGAAGCAAGTAATGGACAAGAAGTAGCCTAA
- a CDS encoding SDR family NAD(P)-dependent oxidoreductase has protein sequence MKTAFITGATSGIGKATAELFAKNNIKLILCGRRTERLEKLQTKLSKLTEVTTLQFDVSRKEEVQTAIESLPENFKHIDFLINNAGNAHGLATIQEGSIDDWDAMLDINVKGLLYVTKAILPIMIHNNSGFIVNIGSTAGKDVYKNGNVYCASKFAVNALNKSMRLDLNDYNIRVSAIHPGLVETEFSDVRFKGDTDRARTVYSGYKALQAEDIADIINFVVTRPYHVNIEDLIVYPTAQASATMINKN, from the coding sequence ATGAAAACAGCTTTTATTACAGGTGCAACTTCAGGAATAGGAAAAGCTACAGCAGAGCTTTTTGCAAAAAATAATATCAAATTAATTCTATGTGGACGAAGAACTGAAAGGTTAGAAAAACTTCAAACCAAATTAAGTAAGCTAACAGAGGTAACAACATTACAGTTTGATGTTTCTAGAAAAGAAGAAGTACAAACTGCAATTGAATCTTTACCAGAAAATTTTAAACATATAGACTTCTTAATAAATAACGCAGGTAACGCTCATGGATTAGCTACCATTCAAGAAGGTAGTATCGATGATTGGGATGCTATGTTAGACATTAACGTAAAAGGTTTGTTGTATGTTACCAAAGCTATTTTGCCAATTATGATCCATAACAACTCTGGTTTTATTGTAAATATTGGGTCTACAGCAGGTAAAGATGTGTATAAGAATGGAAATGTATATTGTGCTTCAAAATTTGCTGTAAACGCTTTAAATAAGTCTATGAGGTTAGATTTAAACGATTATAACATTAGAGTTTCTGCAATTCATCCTGGTTTGGTAGAAACAGAATTTTCTGATGTACGTTTTAAAGGAGATACAGATAGAGCTAGAACAGTTTACTCTGGATATAAAGCCTTACAAGCAGAAGATATTGCAGATATTATAAACTTTGTGGTTACAAGACCTTATCATGTAAATATTGAGGATTTAATTGTATACCCAACAGCGCAAGCAAGTGCAACAATGATTAACAAAAATTAG
- the atpG gene encoding ATP synthase F1 subunit gamma, translated as MANLKEIRNRITSIKSTMQITSAMKMVSAAKLKKAQDAIIAMRPYSSKLTELLQNLSATLESDAGGAYSTQREVSKVLLVVVTSNRGLCGGFNSSITKTVNKIITEKYSDKNVEIFAIGKKGEDVLSKTCSVVASRNDLYDELTFDNVSAIAEKLMNLYTEGTYDKIELVYNQFKNAATQLPQVEQFLPIKPIEGGDAAAVNSDYIFEPSKEEIVEALIPKSLKTQLYKAVRDSFASEHGARMTAMHKATDNAKDLRDELLLTYNKARQAAITNEILEIVGGAEALNN; from the coding sequence ATGGCGAATTTAAAAGAAATACGTAATAGAATAACCTCTATTAAATCAACAATGCAGATTACATCTGCCATGAAAATGGTATCTGCTGCAAAGTTGAAAAAAGCGCAAGATGCAATTATTGCAATGCGTCCTTATTCATCTAAATTAACAGAATTGTTGCAAAATTTAAGTGCAACTTTAGAAAGTGATGCTGGTGGAGCGTATTCAACACAAAGAGAAGTTTCTAAAGTATTGTTAGTAGTTGTAACCTCTAACAGAGGTTTATGTGGTGGTTTTAACTCATCTATTACCAAAACTGTAAATAAAATAATTACAGAAAAGTATTCAGATAAAAATGTAGAGATTTTTGCCATTGGTAAAAAAGGTGAAGACGTTTTATCTAAAACTTGTAGTGTAGTTGCTAGTAGAAATGACCTTTATGATGAATTAACTTTTGATAACGTATCTGCAATTGCAGAGAAGTTAATGAACTTATATACAGAGGGCACTTATGATAAAATTGAATTGGTGTACAATCAATTTAAAAATGCTGCAACTCAATTACCACAAGTAGAGCAATTTTTACCTATCAAACCAATTGAGGGTGGAGATGCAGCTGCTGTAAACTCAGATTATATTTTTGAGCCTTCTAAAGAAGAAATTGTAGAAGCTTTAATACCAAAATCTTTAAAGACACAATTATATAAAGCTGTAAGAGATAGTTTTGCTTCCGAACATGGAGCTAGAATGACAGCTATGCACAAAGCAACAGATAATGCTAAAGATTTACGTGACGAATTATTATTAACGTATAACAAAGCACGTCAAGCAGCAATTACTAATGAAATTTTAGAAATTGTTGGTGGTGCTGAAGCATTAAATAATTAG
- the atpA gene encoding F0F1 ATP synthase subunit alpha encodes MASIKPAEVSAILKEQLTNFEAQASLSEVGTVLQVGDGIARVYGLSNVQYGELVEFENGLEGIVLNLEEDNAGVVLLGASTSVREGSTVKRTERIASLRAGEGIVGRVVDTLGSPIDGKGPIEGTTYEMPLERRAPGVIYREPVTEPLQTGIKSIDAMIPVGRGQRELIIGDRQTGKSTVALDTILNQKEFYDAGNPVYCIYVAIGQKASTVAAIANMLEERGALAYTTIVAANASDPAAMQVYAPFAGAAIGEYFRDTGRPALIIYDDLSKQAVAYREISLLLRRPPGREAYPGDVFYLHSRLLERAAKVINDNKIASEMNDLPDSLKGIVKGGGSLTALPIIETQAGDVSAYIPTNVISITDGQIFLDGDLFNSGVRPAINVGISVSRVGGNAQIKSMKKVSGTLKLDQAQFRELEAFAKFGSDLDAATMSVISKGQRNVEILKQAQNDPFTVEDQIAIIYAGSKNLLKDVPVNKVKQFEKDYIDYLNAKHRDTLDVLKSGKLTPEATATLEEAAAEISKHFA; translated from the coding sequence ATGGCAAGTATTAAACCAGCTGAAGTATCAGCAATTTTAAAAGAACAACTTACAAATTTTGAAGCTCAAGCTTCATTAAGTGAAGTAGGAACTGTATTACAAGTGGGTGATGGTATTGCTCGTGTTTACGGATTGTCTAACGTACAATATGGTGAGTTAGTAGAATTCGAAAACGGCTTAGAAGGTATTGTATTAAACTTAGAAGAAGATAATGCAGGTGTTGTATTATTAGGTGCTTCAACTTCTGTAAGAGAAGGTTCTACTGTAAAGAGAACTGAAAGAATTGCTTCTTTAAGAGCAGGTGAAGGTATTGTTGGTAGAGTTGTAGATACTTTAGGTAGCCCAATTGATGGGAAAGGACCAATTGAAGGTACAACCTACGAAATGCCATTAGAAAGAAGAGCACCAGGTGTAATCTATAGAGAGCCAGTAACAGAACCGTTACAAACTGGTATTAAATCTATTGATGCAATGATTCCTGTTGGAAGAGGTCAGCGTGAGTTGATTATTGGAGATAGACAAACAGGTAAATCTACGGTTGCTTTAGATACTATTTTAAATCAAAAAGAATTTTACGATGCTGGTAATCCAGTATATTGTATATACGTAGCTATTGGTCAAAAAGCGTCTACTGTTGCAGCAATTGCAAATATGTTAGAAGAAAGAGGAGCTTTAGCTTACACAACTATAGTTGCAGCAAATGCATCAGATCCTGCAGCAATGCAAGTTTATGCACCTTTTGCAGGAGCAGCTATTGGAGAGTATTTTAGAGATACAGGTAGACCTGCTTTAATCATTTACGATGATTTATCTAAGCAAGCAGTTGCATACCGTGAAATTTCTTTATTATTAAGAAGACCTCCAGGACGTGAGGCATATCCAGGAGATGTATTTTACTTACACTCAAGATTATTAGAGCGTGCTGCAAAAGTTATTAATGATAACAAAATTGCTAGTGAAATGAATGATTTACCAGATTCTTTAAAAGGAATTGTAAAAGGTGGTGGTTCATTAACAGCTTTACCAATTATTGAAACTCAAGCAGGAGATGTATCTGCATATATCCCAACAAACGTAATTTCTATTACAGATGGTCAGATTTTCTTAGATGGAGATTTATTTAATTCTGGTGTAAGACCAGCAATTAACGTAGGTATTTCTGTATCACGTGTTGGGGGTAATGCACAGATTAAATCTATGAAGAAAGTATCTGGTACTTTAAAATTAGATCAAGCTCAGTTTAGAGAATTAGAGGCATTTGCTAAATTTGGTTCAGATTTAGATGCAGCTACAATGAGCGTAATTTCTAAAGGTCAGAGAAACGTAGAGATCTTAAAACAAGCGCAAAACGATCCTTTTACTGTAGAAGATCAAATTGCAATTATTTATGCTGGTTCTAAAAACTTATTAAAAGATGTACCAGTTAATAAAGTTAAGCAATTCGAAAAAGATTATATCGATTATTTAAATGCTAAACATAGAGATACATTAGATGTTTTAAAATCTGGTAAATTAACTCCAGAAGCTACTGCAACTTTAGAAGAAGCTGCAGCTGAAATTTCTAAGCACTTTGCATAA
- the atpH gene encoding ATP synthase F1 subunit delta translates to MKDARAALRYAKAILNLAKDSNDESAVHEDMQLIAATIEGSKELSVVLESPVIKVADKMNVLKATFSSKINNITLGLFNLLQENKRIAMLEAIAKQYSIIYDFDKNTQVAKVTTAVPISPEIEAQVLAKIVALTGDKANLVNEVNPSILGGFILRVGDVQYDASISNHLSELKKEFDNSHYIPKI, encoded by the coding sequence ATGAAAGACGCAAGAGCAGCATTACGTTACGCAAAAGCTATTTTAAATCTTGCTAAAGATTCTAATGATGAATCTGCTGTGCATGAAGATATGCAGCTTATTGCAGCTACTATCGAAGGCAGTAAAGAGCTTTCTGTAGTTTTAGAAAGTCCAGTTATAAAGGTTGCAGATAAAATGAATGTTTTAAAGGCTACATTTTCTAGCAAAATAAACAACATTACCTTAGGCCTTTTTAATCTTTTACAAGAAAATAAAAGAATCGCTATGTTAGAGGCTATTGCTAAGCAATATTCAATAATATACGATTTTGATAAGAATACACAAGTGGCTAAAGTTACAACAGCTGTGCCAATTTCTCCAGAAATTGAAGCGCAAGTATTAGCTAAAATTGTAGCTTTAACAGGTGATAAAGCAAACCTAGTAAATGAGGTTAATCCTTCAATATTGGGTGGTTTTATTTTAAGAGTTGGAGATGTGCAGTATGATGCAAGTATCTCTAATCATTTAAGTGAATTGAAAAAGGAATTTGACAATAGTCATTATATTCCAAAAATTTAA
- a CDS encoding F0F1 ATP synthase subunit B: MDIFNDFSVGLFALQLVILIVLLVLLKKFAWKPILNSLEERESGIENALAAAENARKEMQNLTADNERLAKEARAEREAMMKEAREISDKIISDAKEDAKEVTTKLIETAQASIQQEKQAALAELKKNVAELSIGIAESVIKKELSSKKDQLDLVEGILKDVTLN; the protein is encoded by the coding sequence ATGGATATTTTTAATGATTTTTCAGTAGGTTTATTCGCACTTCAATTAGTTATACTTATTGTTTTACTAGTGCTTTTGAAGAAATTTGCTTGGAAACCAATTTTAAACTCTTTAGAAGAAAGAGAATCTGGAATTGAAAACGCTTTAGCTGCTGCAGAAAATGCACGTAAAGAAATGCAAAATTTAACTGCAGATAATGAAAGGTTAGCAAAAGAAGCAAGAGCAGAAAGAGAAGCTATGATGAAAGAGGCTAGAGAAATTAGCGATAAAATTATTTCTGACGCAAAAGAAGATGCAAAAGAAGTAACAACCAAGTTAATCGAAACTGCCCAAGCCTCTATTCAACAAGAAAAGCAAGCAGCTTTAGCAGAATTAAAGAAAAACGTAGCAGAATTATCTATTGGTATAGCAGAATCTGTAATTAAAAAAGAATTATCTTCTAAGAAAGATCAATTAGATTTAGTAGAAGGTATTTTAAAAGACGTAACTTTAAACTAA
- the atpE gene encoding ATP synthase F0 subunit C, translating into MYNLIGAGLIVIGGGIGLGQIGGKAMEGIARQPEAAGKIQTAMIIIGALLEGLAFGALLLGK; encoded by the coding sequence ATGTACAATTTAATTGGAGCAGGATTAATCGTAATCGGAGGTGGAATCGGACTTGGTCAAATTGGTGGTAAAGCAATGGAAGGTATTGCTCGTCAGCCAGAAGCAGCAGGAAAAATCCAAACAGCGATGATCATTATTGGAGCATTATTAGAAGGTTTAGCATTTGGTGCTTTACTTTTAGGTAAATAA
- the atpB gene encoding F0F1 ATP synthase subunit A, with protein sequence MKIAQKSIKFLIIIFIALFSATIFASDSDKKHDNQNDGGRVNTKEEINDYIKHHLADSHDFSLFSYTNDEGDRKHVGFPLPVIIWTTEGLVAFMSSEFHHNDDGHVIVEKDGLKFAKIHSKIYELDEGAAQVSFDETHHATNAHKVLDFSITKSVVGILIAAFLIFFGFSRLAKQYKTKSIPTGLGRALEPLVLYVRDEIARPNIGEKKYKKFMPYLLTVFFFIWILNLMGLTPIGFNVTGQIAITVCLAIFTLIIYITNGSKDFWMHTLWMPGVPKLLRPILAVLELAGYLLIKPFSLLVRLFANITAGHSVVMGIAALMLLLKAEFGTVGATGISFFLTLFLTVIEVLVAFLQAFIFTMLSALFIGMAVEEHEHH encoded by the coding sequence ATGAAGATTGCACAAAAATCTATCAAATTTCTTATAATAATATTTATAGCCCTTTTTTCGGCTACAATCTTTGCGTCTGATTCAGATAAAAAGCATGATAACCAAAATGATGGAGGTCGTGTAAATACCAAAGAAGAAATTAATGATTACATCAAACATCACTTAGCAGATTCTCATGATTTTTCATTATTCTCATATACGAATGATGAAGGGGATAGAAAGCATGTTGGTTTTCCTTTACCAGTTATCATTTGGACAACTGAAGGTTTAGTTGCATTTATGTCTTCTGAATTTCATCATAATGATGATGGACATGTAATTGTAGAGAAAGATGGTTTAAAATTTGCTAAAATTCATTCTAAGATTTATGAATTAGATGAAGGGGCTGCTCAAGTTTCTTTTGATGAAACGCATCATGCAACAAATGCTCACAAAGTTTTAGATTTTTCTATTACAAAAAGTGTTGTTGGTATTTTAATCGCCGCTTTTTTAATCTTTTTTGGCTTTTCTAGATTAGCTAAGCAGTACAAAACAAAATCAATACCTACTGGTCTAGGTCGTGCTTTAGAACCATTGGTTTTATATGTGAGAGATGAAATTGCTAGACCTAATATTGGTGAAAAGAAATATAAAAAATTTATGCCTTATCTTTTAACGGTATTTTTCTTTATATGGATACTAAACTTAATGGGTTTAACTCCAATAGGATTTAATGTTACAGGACAAATTGCAATTACAGTATGTTTGGCAATTTTTACCTTAATCATATACATAACTAATGGTAGTAAAGACTTTTGGATGCATACATTATGGATGCCAGGAGTGCCTAAATTATTAAGACCTATTCTTGCTGTTTTAGAGTTAGCAGGGTACTTATTAATAAAGCCATTTTCATTATTAGTACGTTTATTTGCTAACATTACAGCAGGTCACTCAGTAGTAATGGGTATTGCAGCTTTAATGTTATTATTAAAAGCTGAATTCGGGACTGTTGGTGCAACAGGAATCTCATTTTTCTTAACCTTATTTTTAACGGTTATAGAAGTATTAGTGGCTTTTTTACAAGCATTTATTTTTACAATGTTATCAGCATTGTTTATTGGAATGGCTGTAGAAGAACACGAGCACCATTAG
- a CDS encoding DUF6168 family protein, whose protein sequence is MIKKLIVYLLTFTALYFIGFYLHENYIENKAILLPFSLQKIYLFHSGFSLMVCANLLLLSSVNKIADQVGFIYLGTILLKLLLFSIIFYKSIITNEILEFSARISPIIPLLIFLLTEAFFVIQILIKKE, encoded by the coding sequence ATGATTAAAAAGCTCATTGTTTACTTATTAACGTTTACAGCTCTGTATTTTATTGGTTTTTATTTGCATGAAAATTATATAGAAAACAAAGCAATATTATTGCCTTTTTCTTTGCAAAAAATATACCTATTTCATAGTGGTTTTTCTCTAATGGTTTGTGCAAATCTTCTCCTTTTGTCTAGTGTTAATAAAATTGCAGATCAAGTTGGATTTATATATCTAGGAACAATACTCTTAAAATTATTGCTTTTTTCTATAATCTTTTATAAATCAATAATTACCAATGAAATTTTAGAATTTTCAGCAAGAATTTCGCCTATCATTCCTCTATTAATTTTTTTATTAACAGAAGCTTTTTTTGTAATCCAAATCCTTATTAAAAAAGAATAA
- a CDS encoding AtpZ/AtpI family protein, translating into MTQKNSQPNPKNPNPKKPLNKALQLSGAGLQMGVTIYLGYLLGQWLDVKFETTYLEKTITLLSIFLAIYTLIKQANKVND; encoded by the coding sequence ATGACACAAAAGAACAGCCAACCAAATCCAAAGAATCCAAACCCAAAAAAGCCTTTAAATAAGGCATTACAACTCTCAGGAGCAGGTTTGCAAATGGGTGTTACTATTTATTTGGGTTATTTGTTGGGTCAGTGGTTAGACGTTAAATTTGAAACTACTTATTTAGAGAAAACCATAACATTACTTTCTATCTTTTTAGCAATTTATACATTAATCAAACAAGCCAATAAAGTTAATGATTAA
- a CDS encoding bactofilin family protein, whose amino-acid sequence MPKIKPKESEKTRKSKDMERNVIAKNTKIVGDILSEGDFRIDGSLEGNLTTKGRVIIGATGVIKGNVSASNSDIEGDFSGELKVVKTLTVKAAAKISGDVVVGKLSIEPGATFNASCAMKAPSKESKKEDDTKEQPTKSKESKPKKAFK is encoded by the coding sequence GTGCCTAAAATTAAACCAAAAGAATCAGAGAAAACAAGGAAATCTAAAGACATGGAAAGAAATGTAATAGCCAAAAACACTAAAATTGTTGGAGATATTTTATCTGAAGGCGATTTTAGAATTGATGGATCTTTAGAAGGTAATTTAACCACAAAAGGTAGAGTTATAATTGGTGCAACTGGTGTTATAAAAGGCAATGTATCTGCATCTAATTCTGATATAGAAGGTGATTTTTCTGGAGAATTAAAAGTAGTAAAAACACTTACAGTAAAAGCTGCAGCTAAAATTTCTGGAGATGTTGTTGTAGGAAAATTATCTATAGAGCCAGGAGCAACTTTTAATGCCTCTTGTGCAATGAAAGCACCATCAAAAGAAAGTAAAAAAGAGGATGACACAAAAGAACAGCCAACCAAATCCAAAGAATCCAAACCCAAAAAAGCCTTTAAATAA
- a CDS encoding tetratricopeptide repeat protein gives MKITFRYLILFTFIAVIASCSTKKDSVISRNYHALTTKYNILFNGNNAFDKGIDEINNSYTDDWFLQLPLEPIEFEEDKIIAPTFNNNIGSGFNNDKDKKPTTTFERAEEKAVKAIQKHGMNIDGIERNRQIDNAYLLLGKARYYQQRFIPAVEAFNYVIANYPNADLIAETKIWRAKTNIRLDNEETAIESMKLLLVIRDTLEADLPNRIKEQAHTALAMAYVKSDSLQNAKKHLQLATRTLENQAQGARNLFVLGQIYSLEDKKDSANLTYNRLANFKKAPYKYKIHANIELARNTTNDSISVVVLNTLQELIKDRENRPYLDELYYQTAVLQEKNDSIQLAKNNYYNSLRAANAGDKQKTFTYENLGNLAFKEAEYQNASAYYDSVLQFTKDTLNLRIRRIKRKYKNLASLIKFEDVVQTNDSIVRIATLTKEEQTTFFENYIEKIKEADEAAAQLRLNQMAFANPISGLQPAKKGEWYFYNSQSLSFGKSEFFKIWGNRRLEDNWRWSEKASIGIATKDSTAVNKVNIKYDLDTYLSTIPKEQSEIDSLIITRNEALYELGLIYKEQFKNLDLAKQRLERVNDLNEDEALVLPINWHLYQLYTSLDNETEAEQYKNVILTKYSETKFAQVILNPNVVFSDEVEVNEVERKYKELYYLYKDDKFNEVITQIDAFLPSIPNAALLPKFELLKALAIGKFKTKKEYKAALDYIVVSYGNTEEAEKAKAIVAQLK, from the coding sequence CACAGATGATTGGTTTCTGCAATTACCTTTAGAGCCTATAGAATTTGAAGAAGATAAAATTATTGCACCTACTTTTAACAACAATATTGGAAGTGGCTTTAATAATGATAAGGATAAGAAACCAACTACCACTTTTGAAAGAGCAGAAGAAAAAGCTGTAAAAGCAATTCAGAAGCATGGAATGAATATAGATGGTATTGAAAGAAATAGACAAATTGATAATGCCTATTTACTTTTAGGTAAAGCACGTTATTATCAACAAAGATTCATACCTGCAGTAGAAGCTTTTAATTATGTTATTGCCAATTATCCTAATGCAGATTTAATTGCTGAAACAAAAATTTGGAGAGCTAAAACCAATATCAGGCTAGATAATGAAGAAACTGCAATAGAATCTATGAAACTCTTGTTGGTAATTAGAGATACTTTAGAAGCAGATTTACCAAATAGAATAAAAGAGCAAGCACATACAGCATTAGCTATGGCTTATGTGAAAAGTGACAGTTTGCAGAACGCAAAAAAACATTTACAATTAGCTACTAGAACTTTAGAAAACCAAGCACAAGGAGCTAGAAACCTTTTTGTTTTGGGTCAAATTTATAGTTTAGAGGATAAAAAAGATTCTGCTAACTTAACTTACAATAGATTAGCAAATTTTAAAAAAGCGCCTTACAAGTATAAAATTCATGCTAATATAGAACTGGCAAGAAACACCACAAACGATTCTATTTCAGTTGTGGTTTTAAATACACTTCAAGAACTAATTAAAGACAGAGAAAATAGGCCTTATTTAGATGAGTTGTATTATCAAACAGCAGTGCTACAAGAAAAGAATGATAGTATTCAATTGGCAAAAAACAACTATTACAATTCTTTAAGAGCAGCAAATGCAGGTGATAAACAAAAAACTTTTACCTACGAAAATTTAGGAAATTTAGCATTCAAAGAAGCAGAATATCAAAATGCAAGTGCTTATTATGACAGTGTTTTACAATTTACCAAAGACACTTTAAACCTTAGAATTCGAAGAATTAAACGTAAATATAAAAACTTAGCATCGCTTATAAAGTTTGAAGATGTTGTGCAAACAAATGATAGTATTGTAAGAATTGCAACACTAACAAAAGAAGAGCAAACTACCTTTTTCGAAAATTATATAGAAAAAATTAAAGAGGCAGATGAAGCTGCAGCACAATTAAGACTAAATCAAATGGCTTTTGCGAATCCAATAAGTGGTTTGCAACCAGCAAAAAAAGGAGAATGGTATTTTTACAATAGCCAATCTTTAAGTTTTGGAAAATCAGAATTCTTTAAAATTTGGGGCAATAGAAGGTTAGAAGATAATTGGAGATGGTCTGAAAAAGCAAGTATTGGTATTGCAACTAAAGATTCAACTGCAGTAAATAAAGTTAATATAAAGTACGATTTAGATACTTATTTAAGTACAATACCTAAAGAACAATCAGAAATAGATAGTTTAATAATTACTAGAAATGAAGCACTTTATGAATTAGGATTGATTTATAAAGAGCAGTTTAAAAATTTAGATTTGGCCAAACAGAGGTTAGAAAGAGTAAATGATTTGAATGAAGATGAAGCTCTAGTCTTACCCATAAATTGGCATTTATATCAACTATACACAAGTTTAGACAACGAAACTGAAGCTGAACAATATAAAAATGTAATACTTACAAAATATTCAGAAACCAAGTTTGCGCAGGTAATTTTAAATCCTAATGTAGTTTTTAGTGATGAAGTAGAGGTTAATGAGGTAGAGCGTAAGTATAAAGAATTGTATTATTTGTATAAAGACGATAAGTTTAATGAGGTAATTACACAGATTGATGCATTTCTGCCTTCAATCCCAAATGCTGCATTATTACCAAAGTTCGAACTTTTAAAGGCACTAGCAATAGGTAAATTTAAAACAAAGAAAGAATATAAAGCAGCTTTAGATTATATAGTTGTTAGTTATGGCAATACAGAAGAAGCAGAAAAAGCCAAAGCAATTGTAGCACAATTAAAATAA